Proteins found in one Streptomyces sp. NBC_00461 genomic segment:
- a CDS encoding cytochrome P450 codes for MTETLDHDIPSFPMARACPMHPPAEYRELRGREPVSRVRMPDGQVAWLVTKHELARKLLADPRVSADRLHPAFPGRLTAEQRAATERVRRLSTRRSMIHLDGAEHGAHRKILTGEFSLRRIAALRPRVQEIVDRTIDEMLAAPQPADLVEHVSQAVPSLVICELLGVPHEQRRDFHEWAGMLVSRSVSIRERAAASDALNDFLEDLVTEKERGEPTDDLIGRLIARNRQTPVMTHDEIVGTAVMLLIAGHQTTANMISLGVVALLENPEHKARIAADPALLSPAIEEMLRYFSVVENAPARVATEDIEIGGVTIRKDEGIVVSGLAADWDDEVFEHPDRLDFERGARHHVAFGYGVHQCLGQNLARVELEVVFETLLRRVPGLSLAVPAEELPYKDDAGIYGIYRVPVNC; via the coding sequence ATGACCGAGACGCTCGACCACGACATTCCGTCGTTCCCGATGGCCCGCGCGTGCCCCATGCACCCGCCCGCCGAGTACCGGGAGCTGCGCGGGCGGGAGCCGGTCAGCCGGGTCCGGATGCCCGACGGCCAGGTGGCCTGGCTGGTCACCAAGCACGAGCTGGCCCGCAAGCTGCTCGCCGACCCGCGGGTCAGCGCCGACCGCCTGCACCCGGCGTTCCCGGGGCGGCTGACCGCCGAGCAGCGCGCGGCAACCGAGCGCGTCCGCCGGCTCAGCACCCGGCGGTCCATGATCCACCTGGACGGGGCCGAGCACGGGGCCCACCGCAAGATCCTGACCGGCGAGTTCTCGCTGCGCCGGATCGCCGCGCTGCGCCCGCGTGTCCAGGAGATCGTCGACCGGACCATCGACGAGATGCTGGCCGCGCCGCAGCCGGCCGACCTCGTCGAGCACGTGTCGCAGGCGGTGCCGTCGCTGGTGATCTGCGAGCTGCTGGGCGTGCCCCACGAGCAGCGCCGCGACTTCCACGAGTGGGCGGGCATGCTGGTCAGCCGGTCCGTCTCGATACGGGAGCGCGCCGCGGCCTCCGACGCGCTCAACGACTTCCTGGAGGACCTCGTCACCGAGAAGGAGCGGGGCGAGCCCACCGACGACCTGATCGGCCGGCTCATCGCGCGCAACCGGCAGACGCCGGTGATGACACACGACGAGATCGTCGGCACCGCCGTCATGCTGCTGATCGCCGGGCACCAGACCACCGCGAACATGATCTCGCTGGGCGTGGTCGCGCTGCTGGAGAACCCGGAGCACAAGGCGCGGATCGCGGCCGACCCCGCGCTGCTGTCCCCGGCGATCGAGGAGATGCTGCGCTACTTCAGCGTCGTGGAGAACGCGCCCGCCCGGGTCGCCACCGAGGACATCGAGATCGGCGGCGTCACGATCCGCAAGGACGAGGGCATCGTCGTGTCCGGGCTCGCCGCCGACTGGGACGACGAGGTCTTCGAGCACCCGGACCGGCTCGACTTCGAGCGCGGCGCGCGCCACCACGTCGCCTTCGGGTACGGGGTCCACCAGTGCCTCGGGCAGAACCTGGCCCGGGTGGAGCTGGAGGTCGTGTTCGAGACGCTGCTGCGCCGGGTGCCGGGCCTGTCGCTGGCCGTGCCGGCCGAGGAGCTGCCCTACAAGGACGACGCCGGGATCTACGGCATCTACCGGGTGCCGGTGAACTGCTGA
- a CDS encoding ferredoxin, producing the protein MHITADRERCVGAAQCVLAAPAVFDQDEEGLVAPLTVDPAGADGPAVRQAVHLCPSSALRIDEE; encoded by the coding sequence GTGCACATCACCGCGGACAGGGAGCGGTGCGTCGGCGCCGCCCAGTGCGTCCTGGCGGCGCCCGCCGTCTTCGACCAGGACGAGGAGGGGCTGGTCGCGCCGCTGACGGTGGATCCGGCCGGGGCGGACGGGCCGGCCGTCCGTCAGGCGGTCCACCTGTGCCCGTCGTCGGCCCTCCGGATCGACGAGGAGTGA
- a CDS encoding 2OG-Fe(II) oxygenase, with amino-acid sequence MINLDVRLETWDHPFRHFRGAGLLSARDLADLGATAPDAGLFQRIDTSTGDVRRRYRSSVLPFSDNKTGLTPDDIPLAAPWRELVTDLLSEEFADWLRRETGVDTTGLHRRAEIYHHVDGDFEDLNTGKQHKRLAFELHTNEHWPADGGGEQEYWSGPDRSAGPASTMPPTGGTAWFYSASPSSWHQMAPVTAGRGLVRQSVTMSFFE; translated from the coding sequence TTGATCAACCTGGACGTCCGGCTCGAAACGTGGGACCACCCGTTCCGGCACTTCCGCGGCGCCGGTCTGCTCTCCGCGCGCGACCTGGCCGATCTCGGCGCCACCGCGCCGGACGCGGGCCTGTTCCAGCGGATCGACACCTCGACCGGTGACGTACGGCGCCGCTACCGCTCGTCCGTCCTGCCGTTCTCCGACAACAAGACCGGCCTCACCCCCGATGACATCCCCCTGGCGGCGCCGTGGCGCGAACTGGTCACCGACCTGCTGTCCGAGGAGTTCGCCGACTGGCTCCGCCGCGAGACCGGGGTGGACACCACCGGGCTCCACCGCCGGGCCGAGATCTACCACCACGTCGACGGCGACTTCGAGGACCTCAACACCGGCAAACAGCACAAGAGACTCGCCTTCGAACTGCACACCAACGAGCACTGGCCGGCCGACGGCGGCGGAGAACAGGAGTACTGGTCCGGCCCGGACAGGTCGGCCGGCCCCGCCTCGACGATGCCCCCGACGGGAGGCACCGCCTGGTTCTACTCGGCGTCGCCCTCGTCCTGGCACCAGATGGCGCCGGTCACCGCGGGGCGGGGCCTGGTGCGGCAGTCGGTCACCATGAGCTTCTTCGAGTAG
- a CDS encoding prolyl hydroxylase family protein — MVLTLDSALEERTQPFQLFRGRDLLDDGQLKELLATMPTADVAKIAVEDPKHEKQYRMNLVDLIVLEKEAPVLPRLPAIWRDLVEDLRGTEFTAWLEKSTGIELAGLQRSIGLYTHRNGDYLSVHKDKPTKAITVILYLNRDWPIEAGGQFQIFASPKAGPTEEISPVGGRLLAFPPTDKSWHAVSKIEHPEGTERITVQIEYWLTTGLAGSAYRPQN; from the coding sequence GTGGTGCTGACGCTCGACTCGGCGCTGGAGGAACGTACCCAGCCGTTCCAGCTCTTCCGCGGCCGTGACCTGCTCGACGACGGGCAACTGAAGGAGTTGCTCGCCACCATGCCGACCGCCGACGTCGCGAAGATCGCGGTCGAGGACCCGAAGCACGAGAAGCAGTACCGGATGAACCTCGTGGACCTCATCGTCCTCGAAAAGGAAGCCCCGGTCCTCCCTCGGCTGCCCGCGATCTGGCGCGACCTCGTGGAGGACCTGCGCGGCACCGAGTTCACCGCCTGGCTGGAGAAGTCGACCGGGATCGAACTGGCCGGCCTGCAGCGCAGCATCGGCCTCTACACCCATCGCAACGGCGACTACCTGTCGGTGCACAAGGACAAGCCGACCAAGGCGATCACCGTGATCCTCTACCTGAACCGTGACTGGCCCATCGAGGCGGGCGGGCAGTTCCAGATCTTTGCGTCCCCCAAGGCGGGCCCGACGGAGGAGATCAGCCCGGTCGGCGGCCGGCTGCTTGCCTTCCCGCCCACCGACAAGTCGTGGCACGCGGTCTCGAAGATCGAGCACCCGGAGGGGACCGAGCGGATCACGGTCCAGATCGAGTACTGGCTGACCACCGGGCTCGCCGGCTCCGCGTACCGGCCGCAGAACTGA
- a CDS encoding B12-binding domain-containing radical SAM protein has protein sequence MGKIVDEPGKILVIWPPQVLSYFNAGHHLALYQVAGHLRAAYPGAQVTAIDASVERLTWKDLGSRLFQERYDVIAVMNEFDGIDGFRRFVSYARALDPDAPIVTFGRLSGVNPRFFERFDIDAIVENGDFETGVGAAIETFRGRAADAAGVHLRRDGSWAAPKRRGDLLPAEDWYLPTPDEIPYAHYDALYFDDANKFCGIPRRRELVVPAARGCPVGCSYCEVPLIYTRKERRLTVERTLQYIDESFAAAPFEYVAFYAPTFTLDKKWMEELCRELTGRGSPYPWKCATTIHHLSEGMIRSMGAAGCVRISVGLETLDPKEGALLPRPKQKSATDLDRLSAWCRESGIELNCFVIVGLPGTTIEGAERTIEAVQERGGRARPTVYAPWELAGPDLLDHEMAAFNRQLFVPGTHALTDDELARGYDIVFGSQPDVTQVFENIPARAAGPALRPV, from the coding sequence ATGGGAAAGATCGTGGACGAGCCCGGGAAGATCCTCGTGATCTGGCCCCCGCAGGTGCTCAGCTACTTCAACGCGGGGCACCACCTCGCGCTCTACCAGGTCGCCGGTCACCTGCGCGCCGCCTACCCGGGTGCCCAGGTCACCGCGATCGACGCCAGCGTCGAGCGGCTGACGTGGAAGGACCTCGGCAGCAGGCTCTTCCAGGAGCGGTACGACGTGATCGCCGTGATGAACGAGTTCGACGGCATCGACGGATTCCGCCGGTTCGTCTCCTACGCGCGGGCTCTGGACCCGGACGCCCCGATCGTCACGTTCGGCCGGCTGTCCGGGGTCAACCCCCGTTTCTTCGAGCGCTTCGACATCGACGCGATCGTGGAGAACGGCGACTTCGAGACCGGCGTCGGCGCCGCGATCGAGACCTTCCGCGGCCGTGCGGCCGACGCGGCGGGGGTGCACCTGCGACGCGACGGCTCCTGGGCCGCCCCGAAGCGCCGCGGTGATCTGCTCCCGGCGGAGGACTGGTACCTGCCGACGCCCGACGAGATCCCGTACGCGCACTACGACGCCCTCTACTTCGACGACGCGAACAAGTTCTGCGGCATCCCGCGCCGCCGCGAACTGGTCGTACCGGCGGCTCGCGGGTGCCCGGTCGGCTGCTCCTACTGCGAGGTGCCGCTGATCTACACGCGGAAGGAACGGCGGCTCACGGTCGAGCGGACGCTCCAGTACATCGATGAGTCGTTCGCCGCGGCGCCGTTCGAATACGTGGCGTTCTACGCGCCGACCTTCACGCTGGACAAGAAGTGGATGGAGGAGCTCTGCCGGGAGCTGACCGGCCGGGGGTCCCCGTACCCGTGGAAGTGCGCGACGACGATCCACCACCTCAGCGAGGGGATGATCCGGTCGATGGGGGCGGCCGGCTGCGTCCGGATCAGCGTCGGTCTGGAGACGCTCGACCCAAAGGAAGGCGCGTTGCTGCCCCGTCCGAAGCAGAAGTCCGCGACGGACCTCGACCGGCTCTCGGCCTGGTGCAGGGAATCGGGCATCGAGCTGAACTGCTTCGTCATCGTCGGGCTGCCCGGCACCACGATCGAGGGTGCCGAGCGGACCATCGAGGCCGTCCAGGAGCGCGGCGGCCGGGCCCGGCCGACCGTGTACGCCCCCTGGGAACTCGCGGGCCCCGACCTCCTCGACCACGAGATGGCCGCGTTCAACCGGCAGTTGTTCGTGCCGGGCACCCACGCGCTGACCGACGACGAGCTGGCCCGCGGCTACGACATCGTCTTCGGCAGCCAGCCGGACGTCACGCAGGTGTTCGAGAACATCCCCGCCCGCGCCGCCGGCCCGGCCCTGCGCCCGGTATGA
- a CDS encoding pyridoxal phosphate-dependent aminotransferase codes for MTAREGTGSPFLRESAGRFRNRRVRVPDEINLKNCGLLDSRAAEVHRATLAEFDPDDVLTYPILGPVYGMLADRFGVDVDSLVLTAGSDPGLNLLTRAFPEVSRIVLHQPNFDGWAKFAAISGCVLDPVAPDPGTGLFDLRDLARRLRAGAPAFVVVTTPHSFTGQVHGAQELADLADAVAEHGSLLVVDTAYLAFTEGGEELVRGLAGLRHVVRVNTFSKCYGLSGARIAVTVAHPATARHLFDLDPEGSVSALAVALLRRSLEEQAVFTGIWADVRRLRERFAAEIERAVPGWHPRPSGGNFVTWDVPGPEAAEAASRHLLERGIVVRDLSGAPGLPAAVRIAVANEAVVRQVVAALSDRYREGVA; via the coding sequence GTGACGGCGCGGGAAGGAACGGGCTCCCCCTTCCTGCGGGAGAGCGCCGGCCGGTTCCGCAACCGGCGTGTCCGGGTCCCCGACGAGATCAACCTCAAGAACTGCGGGCTGCTCGACAGCCGGGCGGCGGAGGTGCACCGGGCCACGCTGGCCGAGTTCGATCCGGACGACGTGCTGACCTACCCCATCCTGGGGCCGGTCTACGGGATGCTGGCCGACCGGTTCGGGGTCGACGTCGACTCCCTCGTCCTCACCGCGGGCAGCGATCCCGGGCTGAACCTGCTGACCCGGGCGTTCCCGGAGGTGTCGCGGATCGTCCTGCACCAGCCGAACTTCGACGGCTGGGCGAAGTTCGCGGCGATCTCGGGCTGCGTCCTCGACCCGGTCGCCCCGGACCCGGGGACGGGGCTGTTCGACCTCCGTGACCTGGCGCGGCGGCTGCGGGCGGGAGCGCCGGCGTTCGTCGTCGTCACCACCCCGCACAGCTTCACCGGGCAGGTGCACGGGGCACAGGAGCTGGCCGATCTGGCGGACGCCGTGGCGGAGCACGGCAGTCTCCTGGTCGTGGACACCGCCTACCTGGCGTTCACCGAGGGCGGCGAGGAGCTGGTGCGCGGGCTCGCCGGTCTGCGGCACGTCGTCCGCGTCAACACGTTCTCCAAATGCTACGGCCTGTCGGGCGCCCGGATCGCGGTGACGGTCGCGCACCCGGCGACCGCCCGCCACCTGTTCGACCTGGACCCGGAGGGCTCGGTCTCCGCTCTGGCGGTCGCGCTGTTGCGGCGGTCGCTGGAGGAGCAGGCCGTCTTCACCGGGATCTGGGCCGATGTCCGGCGGCTGCGGGAGCGGTTCGCGGCCGAGATCGAGCGCGCGGTGCCCGGTTGGCACCCCCGGCCGAGCGGCGGGAACTTCGTGACCTGGGACGTCCCCGGCCCGGAGGCCGCCGAGGCCGCGAGCCGGCACCTCCTGGAGCGGGGGATCGTCGTACGGGACCTGTCGGGCGCGCCGGGGCTGCCGGCCGCCGTACGTATCGCGGTCGCGAACGAGGCCGTCGTCCGTCAGGTCGTCGCCGCCCTGAGTGACCGGTACCGCGAAGGGGTGGCATGA
- a CDS encoding tyrosine-protein phosphatase, protein MNTRRIMVPGLPNVRDLGGLRGPGGGYLRRGLLVRGPAPSPETAPALGGLGIRTIVDLRLEDERRQYRGPECTGARVLPRPVAGDMSRIRGNVRPLPSDYLANYRDMLARAAPVAAEIVDLLADGAEVPVYICCAMGKDRTGVVSALVLRALGVRTADVARDYALTARAYRALRSGDARPGWTREDTLAQLRLRTSTPAATMRSLIAGIESEHGSVAQLLRLHGLREETRLRTVAGAFTHPVHL, encoded by the coding sequence ATGAACACCCGGAGGATCATGGTCCCGGGCCTGCCCAACGTGCGCGACCTGGGCGGGCTGCGCGGTCCCGGCGGGGGGTACCTGCGGCGGGGACTCCTCGTCCGGGGGCCGGCGCCGTCACCGGAGACGGCGCCGGCGCTCGGCGGCCTGGGCATCCGGACCATCGTCGACCTGCGCCTGGAGGACGAACGCCGGCAGTACCGGGGGCCCGAGTGCACCGGCGCGAGGGTGCTGCCCCGGCCCGTGGCCGGCGACATGAGCCGCATCCGGGGCAACGTGCGGCCCCTGCCCAGCGACTACCTCGCGAACTACCGCGACATGCTGGCCAGGGCGGCGCCGGTCGCAGCGGAGATCGTGGACCTGCTCGCCGACGGGGCGGAGGTCCCCGTCTACATCTGCTGCGCGATGGGCAAGGACCGCACCGGCGTCGTCAGCGCCTTGGTCCTGCGGGCGCTCGGGGTGCGGACGGCGGACGTCGCCCGGGACTACGCCCTGACCGCCCGCGCCTACCGCGCCCTGCGCAGCGGTGACGCCCGCCCGGGCTGGACCCGCGAGGACACCCTCGCGCAGCTGCGGCTGCGGACCTCCACGCCGGCGGCGACGATGCGCTCACTGATCGCCGGGATCGAATCCGAACACGGCAGCGTCGCCCAGCTGCTCAGACTCCACGGCCTCCGGGAGGAGACCCGGCTGCGCACGGTCGCCGGCGCGTTCACCCACCCTGTCCACCTGTAA
- a CDS encoding prolyl hydroxylase family protein: MSLVDIETISRAELEQDPFGHAVIPRSFVTDAVAENLRGEFSDAGFEESERTDLNRSDKQYRMFNRNLVTAGAVDEDQVRTLPANWQQLVADVVSQPYREALSALSGVDLERCLVEARMTRYARGCWIEPHTDRPDKAVTHLFYFNDGWDPEWSGDLRLLRSADMDDCAKRVAPTTGTSVVLVRSDRSWHGVPPVADTCPVDRRALLVHFVRP; the protein is encoded by the coding sequence GTGTCCCTCGTCGACATCGAGACCATCAGCCGGGCCGAGCTGGAACAGGACCCGTTCGGCCACGCCGTGATCCCCCGCTCGTTCGTCACGGACGCCGTCGCCGAGAACCTGCGCGGCGAGTTCAGTGACGCCGGCTTCGAGGAGTCCGAGCGCACGGACCTGAACCGGTCCGACAAGCAGTACCGGATGTTCAACCGCAACCTCGTCACCGCCGGTGCGGTCGACGAGGACCAGGTGCGCACGCTCCCCGCGAACTGGCAGCAGCTCGTCGCGGACGTCGTCTCCCAGCCCTACCGCGAGGCGCTGTCCGCGCTCAGCGGCGTGGACCTGGAGCGGTGCCTGGTCGAGGCCCGCATGACCCGCTACGCCCGGGGCTGCTGGATCGAGCCGCACACCGACCGCCCGGACAAGGCGGTGACCCACCTCTTCTACTTCAACGACGGGTGGGACCCGGAGTGGAGCGGTGACCTGCGGCTGCTGCGCAGCGCCGACATGGACGACTGCGCGAAGCGGGTGGCGCCGACCACTGGGACGTCCGTCGTGCTCGTCCGCTCGGACCGGTCCTGGCACGGCGTCCCGCCGGTCGCCGACACCTGCCCCGTGGACCGGCGGGCGCTGCTCGTGCACTTCGTCCGCCCGTGA
- a CDS encoding MFS transporter has translation MTPFRIGRGRETPGKRIYLVALTVDCVGNGLWTPVALIFFTRAQHLPLAHVGAALTVGGLLGLLAGPVNGLLVDRWGPANGAALSYAVRTGAFALFPFVSATWQVGALAVVAAAADRLFWTASTPLLARLVPAEALLGVLSTASVLKVSGWAAGGAIGATAGGLLIDSGTGLHLVAYANGLTYAAAMVLVLTVRRHVRPSSAAEPPADGGAWRWRDLRDDPGFLRLCLLTLLLAFVSDCLTAMLPVVVIVVLGQPSWVPGVVIAVACVSMAVARRPAVAYARRVPAPRVLRLACCFLTLAVLVMAPSGWAGPATTAVVLCAALIGTLGDALFAPVVTTTANAAAPPGLEGRYNATFQTSFGIAGAVAPAAGTALLAHGNTVLWLGLAVVCAGTALSVGFLTRPPRPVAAPAPAPLRRIVVGGISGAGKTTLAAALAGALDIRHIEMDALYHGPGWTHRAEFADDVERATRTPAWICDAQYHWVVGDLLGERADTFVWLDLPRRTVMNRVLRRSVVRAATGRELWHGNRETWRSMLRNPRHPLRWAWSQHATRRAETAAFLRLHPGLAVVHLTSASQARQWLRSIEHRPLSPAPSPLSAGGTPMQDRRREPAPPGEPLLEIHGGSRLSGSVRTSGFKHSLVTTVAAAATASAPVRIGNCPDIVETTVLGEIFRAAGAHAHYDGPAETFTVDASAWDRAELPADLVGRIHGSLYLLPALVSRNGVARLPASGGCTIGEGPRGRPVEHMLDVMGRFGVTTRLTADGSVDLTAQRLTPCTIDMLDYTRNKALMSGPCYSGAVKTALLMGAVTQGTTTLHHPYLKPDVTDMVTVLRDLGADIEFAGPETWVVHGRGPQALDRPADVTLIPDLIEVVTWICAGVLLADEPLRITGPGIDRAVHALAPEFDLLDRMGVRVDVGADEVTAHPLAKPLRPVEFTAMSRGVFSDSQPFLALLAAYAEGPTHIREAVWEHRFGFAPELEALGMRTAVDDTVLRVDGPCPPYRPGTDLHATDLRAAAVLLLAALAVPGRTTLRNHHHLARGYRDLVEDLVKLGADIRHTTAPDVRPKLTAGAGADPA, from the coding sequence GTGACCCCGTTCCGGATCGGCCGGGGGCGGGAGACGCCCGGGAAGCGCATCTACCTGGTGGCGCTGACCGTCGACTGCGTGGGCAACGGCCTGTGGACGCCGGTCGCGCTGATCTTCTTCACCCGGGCGCAGCACCTCCCCCTGGCGCACGTCGGTGCTGCGCTGACGGTCGGCGGGCTCCTCGGCCTGCTGGCGGGACCGGTGAACGGCCTGCTGGTGGACCGGTGGGGTCCGGCGAACGGGGCGGCCCTGAGCTACGCCGTGCGCACCGGGGCGTTCGCGCTGTTCCCCTTCGTCTCCGCCACGTGGCAGGTCGGCGCGCTCGCCGTCGTCGCGGCCGCCGCGGACCGGCTGTTCTGGACGGCCAGCACACCGCTGCTGGCCCGGCTGGTCCCGGCCGAGGCGCTCCTCGGCGTGCTGAGCACGGCGAGCGTGCTGAAAGTCAGCGGGTGGGCGGCGGGCGGCGCGATCGGCGCGACCGCCGGGGGCCTGCTGATCGACAGCGGTACGGGACTGCACCTGGTCGCCTACGCCAACGGCCTCACCTACGCGGCGGCCATGGTCCTGGTGCTCACGGTGCGTCGGCACGTCCGGCCCTCCTCCGCGGCCGAGCCTCCGGCCGACGGGGGGGCGTGGCGGTGGCGCGACCTGCGTGACGACCCCGGCTTCCTGCGGCTGTGCCTGCTGACGCTGTTGCTGGCGTTCGTCTCCGACTGTCTGACGGCGATGCTCCCGGTGGTCGTCATCGTGGTGCTCGGGCAGCCGTCGTGGGTGCCCGGGGTGGTGATCGCCGTCGCCTGCGTGTCGATGGCCGTGGCCCGGCGCCCCGCGGTCGCCTACGCGCGGCGTGTCCCCGCCCCGCGGGTGCTGCGCCTGGCGTGCTGCTTCCTCACCCTCGCGGTCCTCGTCATGGCGCCGTCCGGCTGGGCGGGGCCGGCCACCACCGCGGTCGTCCTGTGCGCGGCGCTGATCGGCACGCTCGGCGACGCGCTGTTCGCCCCGGTCGTCACCACGACGGCGAACGCCGCCGCGCCGCCCGGTCTGGAGGGCCGCTACAACGCGACCTTCCAGACGTCCTTCGGGATCGCGGGCGCAGTCGCCCCGGCGGCCGGGACGGCGCTGCTGGCCCACGGGAACACCGTCCTGTGGCTCGGCTTGGCCGTCGTCTGCGCGGGGACGGCCCTGTCGGTCGGGTTCCTCACGCGGCCCCCCCGGCCGGTAGCGGCGCCCGCACCCGCGCCGCTGCGGCGGATCGTCGTCGGCGGGATCTCCGGCGCGGGCAAGACCACGCTGGCCGCCGCCCTCGCCGGGGCGCTGGACATCCGGCACATCGAGATGGACGCGCTCTACCACGGGCCCGGGTGGACCCACCGGGCGGAGTTCGCGGACGACGTGGAGCGCGCCACGCGAACACCGGCGTGGATCTGCGACGCCCAGTACCACTGGGTCGTCGGCGACCTGCTCGGCGAGCGCGCCGACACGTTCGTCTGGCTCGACCTGCCCCGCCGGACCGTCATGAACCGCGTGCTGCGGCGCTCGGTGGTCCGGGCCGCCACCGGCCGCGAGCTGTGGCACGGCAACCGGGAGACCTGGCGGTCGATGCTGCGCAACCCGCGCCACCCGCTGCGCTGGGCCTGGTCCCAGCACGCCACCCGGCGGGCCGAGACGGCCGCTTTCCTCCGCCTGCACCCCGGCCTCGCCGTCGTCCACCTGACCAGTGCGAGTCAAGCGCGGCAGTGGCTGCGTTCGATCGAGCACCGGCCCCTTTCACCCGCCCCGTCACCACTCAGCGCAGGAGGTACCCCCATGCAGGACCGTCGGCGAGAACCAGCTCCCCCGGGCGAGCCGCTGCTGGAGATCCACGGCGGGAGCCGGCTCTCCGGGTCCGTCCGCACCTCCGGGTTCAAGCACTCCCTGGTCACCACGGTGGCCGCCGCGGCCACCGCGAGCGCGCCGGTGCGCATCGGAAACTGCCCGGACATCGTCGAGACGACGGTGCTGGGCGAGATCTTCCGCGCGGCGGGCGCGCACGCGCACTACGACGGGCCGGCCGAGACGTTCACCGTCGACGCGTCCGCCTGGGACCGCGCGGAGCTGCCGGCCGATCTCGTCGGCCGCATCCACGGCTCGCTCTACTTGCTGCCCGCCCTCGTCTCGCGCAACGGCGTGGCCCGGCTGCCCGCGAGCGGCGGCTGCACGATCGGCGAAGGCCCGCGCGGCAGGCCAGTCGAGCACATGCTGGACGTGATGGGGCGGTTCGGGGTCACCACCCGGCTGACGGCGGACGGCTCCGTGGACCTCACCGCGCAGCGGCTCACGCCGTGCACCATCGACATGCTCGACTACACGCGCAACAAGGCGCTCATGAGCGGGCCCTGCTACAGCGGTGCGGTCAAGACCGCGCTGCTGATGGGCGCGGTCACACAGGGGACGACCACGCTGCACCACCCGTACCTCAAGCCCGACGTGACCGACATGGTCACCGTGCTCCGTGACCTCGGCGCCGACATCGAGTTCGCCGGGCCCGAGACGTGGGTGGTCCACGGGCGGGGCCCGCAGGCGCTGGACCGGCCCGCCGACGTCACGCTGATCCCCGACCTGATCGAGGTGGTCACCTGGATCTGCGCCGGCGTCCTGCTGGCGGACGAGCCGCTGCGGATCACCGGCCCGGGCATCGACCGCGCGGTCCACGCGCTCGCGCCCGAGTTCGACCTGCTGGACCGCATGGGGGTGCGCGTCGACGTCGGCGCCGACGAGGTGACCGCGCACCCGCTGGCGAAGCCGTTGCGGCCGGTGGAGTTCACCGCCATGTCGCGCGGCGTGTTCAGCGACAGCCAGCCCTTCCTGGCCCTGCTGGCGGCGTACGCCGAAGGCCCCACCCACATCAGGGAGGCCGTCTGGGAGCACCGCTTCGGCTTCGCCCCGGAGCTGGAGGCGCTCGGCATGCGGACGGCGGTCGACGACACGGTCCTGCGCGTCGACGGCCCCTGCCCGCCGTACCGGCCCGGCACCGACCTCCACGCCACCGACCTGCGCGCCGCCGCGGTCCTGCTGCTCGCGGCGCTCGCGGTACCGGGCCGGACCACGCTGCGCAACCACCACCACCTGGCCCGCGGTTACCGCGACCTGGTCGAGGACCTGGTGAAGCTGGGCGCCGACATCCGGCACACGACGGCGCCGGACGTCCGGCCGAAGCTCACGGCGGGGGCCGGTGCGGACCCGGCCTGA